In Streptomyces sp. NBC_01381, a genomic segment contains:
- a CDS encoding HpcH/HpaI aldolase/citrate lyase family protein, translated as MRHFGHIAPEVRQRLFHREPCDFTADSSPRLLAAALGATLYSPATRPRLADDILKQAGRGVISMVLCLEDSIDDAEVVGAEENLVRQFADLAARKDAKPPLLFIRVRTPEQIADLAQRLGDGIRLLSGFVLPKFTEERGVPFLESLSAAEAATGRRLFAMPVLESPELLHLESRTENLAGIARTVDKYRERVLALRLGVTDFCSAYGLRRPPHMTAYDVHIVASVIADVVNVLGRADGTGFTVTGPVWEYFRVQERMFKPQLRRSPFLEGRAEELRQALIEHDIDGLLREIELDRANGLLGKTCIHPSHVLPVHALSVVSHEEFSDAEDILRPERGGGGVMRSAYTNKMNEVKPHRAWAERTLQRAEVFGVAREDIGFVELLTAGLSG; from the coding sequence ATGCGTCATTTCGGGCATATCGCCCCAGAGGTGCGACAGCGCCTCTTCCATCGGGAGCCGTGCGACTTCACCGCCGACTCCTCTCCCCGCCTGCTTGCGGCGGCGCTCGGCGCCACGCTGTACAGCCCTGCCACACGCCCCCGGCTCGCCGACGACATCCTCAAACAGGCCGGGCGTGGCGTGATCTCGATGGTGCTCTGCCTCGAAGACTCGATCGACGACGCGGAAGTCGTCGGGGCCGAGGAGAACCTGGTCAGGCAGTTCGCGGACCTTGCCGCCCGGAAGGACGCCAAGCCGCCGCTGCTGTTCATCCGGGTCCGCACCCCCGAGCAGATAGCCGACCTCGCCCAGCGCCTCGGCGACGGCATCCGTCTGCTGTCCGGATTCGTGCTCCCCAAGTTCACCGAGGAGCGCGGAGTCCCCTTCCTGGAGTCGCTCTCCGCGGCCGAGGCGGCGACCGGGCGGCGGCTCTTCGCGATGCCCGTCCTCGAGTCGCCCGAGCTGCTGCACCTGGAGAGCCGCACGGAGAACCTCGCCGGGATCGCCCGCACCGTCGACAAGTACCGCGAGCGGGTGCTCGCGCTGCGCCTCGGCGTCACCGACTTCTGCTCCGCGTACGGCCTGCGCAGGCCGCCGCACATGACCGCGTACGACGTCCACATCGTGGCCTCCGTCATCGCCGACGTGGTCAATGTCCTCGGCAGGGCCGACGGCACGGGCTTCACCGTGACCGGTCCGGTGTGGGAGTACTTCCGCGTCCAGGAGAGAATGTTCAAGCCGCAGCTGCGCCGCAGCCCCTTCCTGGAAGGGCGGGCGGAGGAGCTGCGGCAGGCGCTCATCGAGCACGACATCGACGGGCTGCTCCGCGAGATCGAGCTGGACCGGGCCAACGGCCTGCTCGGCAAGACCTGCATCCACCCCTCGCACGTGCTGCCCGTGCACGCCCTCTCGGTCGTCAGCCACGAGGAGTTCAGCGACGCCGAGGACATCCTGCGCCCGGAGCGGGGCGGCGGCGGGGTCATGCGCTCGGCGTACACGAACAAGATGAACGAGGTGAAGCCGCACCGCGCCTGGGCCGAGCGGACCCTGCAGCGCGCCGAGGTGTTCGGCGTCGCGCGCGAGGACATCGGCTTCGTGGAGCTGCTCACCGCCGGGCTCTCCGGTTGA
- a CDS encoding potassium channel family protein yields MEAPTKQSTAQLRWERRTQRPLLALAVAFAVAYAVPIVVPDASRAVSKTCTVVEWIVWGSFAADYLIRLRLTDHRKRFVRTHWLDLCAVILPMLQPLRLLRLVSTLLLVGRRARMASQIQLTTYVAGAVVGLLMFGSLAVLSVERESPDGNIKTLGDAVWWSFTTMTTVGYGDHAPTTGLGRILAVGLMLSGIALLGVVTANIAAWFIARFDRDDVEERRQTAAIEALTVEVQALRAQVAALTSEVPPVSSPRP; encoded by the coding sequence ATGGAAGCGCCCACGAAGCAGTCGACCGCACAACTCCGGTGGGAGCGACGCACCCAGCGTCCGCTCCTCGCGCTCGCGGTGGCCTTCGCCGTCGCCTACGCCGTACCCATCGTGGTGCCCGACGCGAGCAGAGCCGTGTCGAAGACCTGCACCGTGGTGGAGTGGATCGTCTGGGGCTCGTTCGCCGCCGACTACCTCATACGTCTCCGCCTCACCGACCACCGCAAGCGGTTCGTCCGCACGCACTGGCTCGACCTGTGTGCTGTCATCCTCCCGATGCTGCAGCCACTGCGACTGCTGCGACTTGTCTCGACTCTGCTGCTGGTGGGGCGGCGAGCCCGGATGGCGTCGCAGATTCAGCTGACGACCTATGTCGCCGGCGCTGTGGTGGGCCTTCTCATGTTCGGTTCACTGGCTGTCCTTTCGGTTGAGCGGGAGTCGCCGGACGGCAACATCAAGACCCTTGGCGACGCGGTGTGGTGGTCCTTCACCACGATGACCACCGTCGGCTACGGCGATCACGCGCCCACGACCGGGCTCGGGCGGATCCTCGCGGTCGGTCTGATGCTGTCGGGTATCGCGCTCCTCGGTGTCGTCACCGCCAACATCGCGGCCTGGTTCATCGCTCGTTTCGACCGGGACGATGTCGAGGAGCGGCGCCAGACGGCCGCGATCGAGGCGCTGACGGTGGAGGTGCAGGCGCT
- a CDS encoding TerD family protein, with the protein MGVTLAKGGNVSLSKAAPNLTQVLVGLGWDARSTTGAPFDLDASALMCNSGRVLGDEWFVFYNNLKSPDGSVEHTGDNLTGEGDGDDESLLIDLSKVPADVDKIVFPVSIHDADNRGQTFGQVSNAFIRVVNQADLQELARYDLSEDASTETAMIFGEVYRYGGEWKFRAVGQGYASGLRGIALDFGVNVS; encoded by the coding sequence ATGGGCGTCACGCTCGCCAAGGGAGGCAATGTCTCCCTCTCCAAGGCCGCACCGAACCTCACACAGGTCCTGGTCGGACTCGGCTGGGACGCGCGCTCCACCACCGGCGCACCCTTCGACCTCGACGCCAGCGCGCTGATGTGCAACTCGGGCCGGGTTCTGGGGGACGAGTGGTTCGTCTTCTACAACAACCTGAAGAGCCCGGACGGCTCTGTCGAACACACCGGCGACAACCTCACGGGTGAGGGCGACGGGGACGACGAGTCGCTCCTGATCGACCTCTCCAAGGTTCCCGCCGACGTGGACAAGATCGTCTTCCCTGTCTCGATCCATGACGCGGACAATCGCGGGCAGACCTTCGGCCAGGTCAGCAACGCCTTCATCCGCGTGGTCAACCAGGCCGACCTCCAGGAACTCGCGCGCTACGACCTCAGCGAGGACGCCTCCACGGAGACCGCGATGATCTTCGGCGAGGTGTACCGGTACGGCGGTGAATGGAAGTTCCGTGCCGTTGGGCAGGGGTACGCGTCGGGACTGCGGGGCATCGCTCTAGACTTCGGGGTCAATGTTTCGTAA
- a CDS encoding DUF475 domain-containing protein gives MLLKTFGWSFAVTALGLVAAVLYGGWTGFGVVAILSVLEISLSFDNAVVNAGILKKMNAFWQKIFLTIGVLIAVFGMRLVFPVAIVAISAKIGPIEAVRLALNDKDQYQQLVTDAHPSIAAFGGMFLLMIFLDFIFEDRDIKWLGWLERPLAKLGKIDMLSVCIALIVLMVSAMTVATHAHQHGGTHVDKAETVLLSGVAGLITYLIVGGLSGYFENKIEEEEEREHEEEEAARRSGKKVPAVVLAGKAAFFMFLYLEVLDASFSFDGVIGAFAITNDIVLMALGLGIGAMYVRSLTVYLVRQGTLDDYVYLEHGAHYAIGALAVLLLVTIQYEIHEVITGSIGVLLIAWSFWSSVRRNRALAAAEGDSGSDEKAEVSSGV, from the coding sequence GTGCTTCTGAAAACCTTCGGCTGGTCGTTCGCGGTTACCGCGCTCGGCCTGGTCGCGGCGGTGCTCTACGGGGGGTGGACGGGATTCGGGGTCGTGGCGATCCTGTCGGTCCTCGAGATCTCGCTGTCCTTCGACAACGCGGTGGTCAACGCCGGGATCCTGAAGAAGATGAATGCCTTCTGGCAGAAGATCTTCCTCACCATCGGTGTGCTGATCGCCGTCTTCGGCATGCGGCTTGTGTTCCCCGTCGCGATCGTGGCCATCAGCGCCAAGATCGGCCCCATCGAGGCCGTGCGGCTCGCGCTCAATGACAAGGACCAGTACCAGCAGCTGGTCACCGACGCGCACCCGTCGATCGCCGCCTTCGGTGGCATGTTCCTGTTGATGATCTTCCTCGACTTCATCTTCGAGGACCGTGACATCAAGTGGCTGGGCTGGCTCGAGCGCCCGCTCGCCAAGCTCGGCAAGATCGACATGCTGTCGGTCTGCATCGCGCTCATCGTGCTCATGGTCTCCGCGATGACCGTCGCCACCCACGCCCACCAGCATGGCGGCACGCACGTGGACAAGGCGGAGACGGTGCTTCTCTCCGGCGTCGCCGGACTCATCACGTATCTCATCGTGGGCGGACTCTCCGGCTACTTCGAGAACAAGATCGAGGAAGAGGAGGAACGCGAGCACGAGGAGGAGGAAGCGGCCAGGCGGAGCGGCAAGAAGGTTCCTGCGGTCGTCCTGGCCGGCAAGGCCGCGTTCTTCATGTTCCTCTACCTCGAGGTCCTGGACGCGTCGTTCTCCTTCGACGGCGTCATCGGCGCCTTCGCCATCACCAACGACATCGTCCTGATGGCGCTCGGCCTCGGCATCGGCGCGATGTACGTCCGGTCGCTCACGGTCTACCTGGTCCGCCAGGGCACCCTCGACGACTACGTCTACCTGGAGCACGGCGCGCACTACGCGATCGGCGCCCTCGCGGTGCTCCTGCTCGTCACGATCCAGTACGAGATCCACGAGGTCATCACCGGCAGCATCGGCGTCCTCCTGATCGCCTGGTCCTTCTGGTCGTCCGTACGCCGCAACCGCGCGCTGGCGGCGGCCGAAGGGGACTCGGGATCGGACGAGAAGGCCGAGGTCTCGTCCGGCGTCTGA
- a CDS encoding TerD family protein: MGVSLSKGGNVSLSKEAPGLTAVLIGLGWDVRTTTGTDFDLDASAILTNAEGKVSSDGNFVFFNNLKSPDGSVEHTGDNTTGEGEGDDEAIKVDLAAVPADVDKIVFPVSIYEAESRQQSFGQVRNAFIRVVNQAGGAEIARYDLSEDASTETAMVFGELYRNGAEWKFRAVGQGYASGLRGIAQDFGVNV, encoded by the coding sequence GTGGGAGTCAGCCTCAGCAAGGGCGGCAACGTATCGCTGAGCAAGGAGGCGCCCGGCCTGACCGCTGTTCTGATCGGTCTGGGCTGGGACGTCCGCACCACGACGGGTACGGACTTCGACCTCGACGCCAGCGCGATCCTGACCAACGCCGAGGGCAAGGTCAGCAGCGACGGCAACTTCGTGTTCTTCAACAACCTGAAGAGCCCGGACGGATCCGTCGAGCACACGGGTGACAACACCACCGGTGAGGGCGAGGGCGACGACGAGGCGATCAAGGTCGACCTGGCCGCCGTCCCGGCCGACGTGGACAAGATCGTCTTCCCGGTCTCGATCTACGAGGCCGAGTCCCGCCAGCAGTCGTTCGGCCAGGTTCGCAACGCGTTCATCCGCGTCGTGAACCAGGCGGGCGGCGCGGAGATCGCGCGGTACGACCTCTCCGAGGACGCCTCGACGGAGACGGCGATGGTCTTCGGCGAGCTGTACCGCAACGGCGCCGAGTGGAAGTTCCGCGCCGTGGGCCAGGGTTACGCATCGGGCCTGCGCGGCATCGCGCAGGACTTCGGCGTCAACGTCTGA
- a CDS encoding TerD family protein: MTHAMLKGSNVPLEATAVRAVLRWTPGQGVPDVDASALLLGTDGRVRSDEDFVFYNQPRHPSGKVWRLGKKRVAEGLTDTIQTDMAGLDPAVSRVLLVASAEDVPFERVRALRILLYDAATTEGEPLAYFDITPQTGAETALICGELYRRADAWKFRALGEGYLNGLEGLAGDFGISVDESEAVPEPTPEASLPQPAQAQAQPQPQPDPGPFPSSAAPTAPVPRPFPAPAPQPSYGYPPEPTRQPMPQPSYGYPQPAPAQPAPVAQPSYGYPQPVTPMPDPNFRLPPQGPQFLNR; the protein is encoded by the coding sequence ATGACGCACGCGATGTTGAAGGGGTCGAACGTCCCGCTCGAAGCCACGGCCGTCCGCGCCGTGCTGCGCTGGACCCCGGGACAGGGAGTCCCCGACGTCGACGCGTCGGCGCTCCTCCTTGGCACCGACGGCCGCGTGCGGTCCGACGAGGACTTCGTCTTCTACAACCAGCCGCGCCACCCCTCCGGCAAGGTCTGGCGGCTCGGCAAGAAGCGGGTCGCCGAGGGCCTGACCGACACGATCCAGACGGACATGGCGGGCCTCGATCCGGCTGTGAGCCGGGTCCTGCTCGTCGCATCGGCGGAGGACGTCCCCTTCGAGCGCGTACGCGCGCTGCGGATCCTGCTGTACGACGCCGCCACCACCGAGGGCGAACCTCTCGCGTACTTCGACATCACCCCGCAGACCGGCGCCGAGACCGCGCTGATCTGCGGCGAGCTCTACCGCCGCGCCGACGCCTGGAAGTTCCGCGCCCTGGGCGAGGGCTATCTGAACGGCCTGGAGGGCCTCGCCGGCGACTTCGGCATCTCCGTGGACGAGTCGGAGGCCGTGCCGGAGCCGACGCCCGAGGCCTCGCTCCCGCAGCCGGCCCAGGCTCAGGCCCAGCCGCAGCCGCAGCCCGATCCAGGGCCCTTCCCGTCGTCCGCCGCGCCCACCGCGCCGGTCCCGCGGCCCTTCCCCGCGCCGGCACCCCAGCCCTCGTACGGCTATCCGCCCGAGCCCACGCGCCAGCCCATGCCGCAGCCTTCGTACGGCTATCCGCAGCCCGCGCCCGCCCAGCCGGCGCCGGTCGCACAGCCTTCGTACGGCTATCCGCAGCCGGTCACGCCGATGCCCGACCCGAACTTCCGGCTGCCCCCGCAGGGGCCGCAGTTCCTGAACCGCTGA
- a CDS encoding Tellurium resistance — MSFWDGLWRGRSMDFESGSAATNSIELTKRHPTVSLNKQGAATGNLRVNLSWQMRTSDIIGKQRGGGGLLRHPFKMFQPDVVQAHTQGVVNVDLDLGCLYEMVDGAKGVVQPLGSFFGSLNAPPYVKLSGDDRFGSPSGETVYVNLDHRESIKRLLFFAYIYDQTPAFDRTHAKVTLYPSNGPRIEIDLDERQPQARSCAVASLENVKGELVVRREVKFVYGFQAELDRLYGWGLQWGRGYKAKAGGG; from the coding sequence ATGTCCTTCTGGGACGGTTTATGGCGTGGGCGCTCGATGGACTTCGAGTCGGGCAGCGCCGCGACCAACTCGATCGAACTCACCAAGCGGCATCCGACGGTCTCGCTCAACAAACAGGGCGCGGCCACCGGCAATCTGCGGGTTAACCTCTCCTGGCAGATGCGTACGTCCGACATCATCGGCAAGCAGCGCGGGGGCGGCGGTCTGCTGCGGCACCCCTTCAAGATGTTCCAGCCCGACGTGGTGCAGGCGCACACCCAGGGCGTGGTCAACGTGGACCTGGACCTCGGCTGTCTGTACGAGATGGTGGACGGCGCCAAGGGTGTCGTACAGCCGCTCGGCAGCTTCTTCGGGAGCCTCAACGCCCCGCCGTACGTGAAGCTGAGCGGTGACGACCGGTTCGGTTCGCCGTCCGGCGAGACGGTCTATGTGAACCTCGACCACCGCGAGTCGATCAAGCGGCTGCTGTTCTTCGCGTACATCTACGACCAGACGCCCGCCTTCGACCGCACGCACGCCAAGGTGACGCTCTACCCCAGCAACGGCCCGCGGATCGAGATCGACCTCGACGAGCGCCAGCCGCAGGCCAGGTCGTGTGCTGTGGCCTCGCTGGAGAACGTCAAGGGTGAGCTGGTCGTGCGCCGCGAGGTGAAGTTCGTGTACGGCTTCCAGGCCGAGCTCGACCGGCTGTACGGCTGGGGCCTGCAGTGGGGCCGGGGCTACAAGGCGAAGGCGGGCGGCGGCTGA
- a CDS encoding DUF3052 domain-containing protein, giving the protein MSATADHAETNLAVRLGFQPEQVVQEIGYDDDVDQELREVIEETIGSELVDEDYDDVADAVVLWFREDDGDLTDALVDAIAYMEEGGHILLLTPKTGREGYVEPSDIGEAATTAGLSQTKSINAGKDWSGSRLLTPKAAAKKR; this is encoded by the coding sequence GTGAGCGCGACCGCGGACCACGCGGAGACGAACCTTGCCGTAAGGCTTGGTTTCCAGCCCGAACAGGTGGTCCAGGAGATCGGCTACGACGACGACGTCGATCAGGAGCTCCGCGAGGTCATCGAAGAGACCATTGGCTCCGAGCTCGTCGACGAGGACTACGACGACGTGGCTGATGCCGTGGTGCTCTGGTTCCGTGAGGACGACGGGGACCTGACTGATGCGCTGGTGGATGCCATCGCGTACATGGAGGAGGGCGGCCACATCCTGCTGCTGACTCCGAAGACCGGTCGGGAGGGTTACGTCGAGCCGAGTGACATCGGTGAGGCGGCCACCACCGCGGGTCTGTCCCAGACCAAGAGCATCAACGCAGGCAAGGACTGGAGCGGCAGCCGCCTGCTCACGCCGAAGGCGGCAGCCAAGAAGCGCTAG
- a CDS encoding peroxiredoxin → MALAGLVTGTKAPDFELKDNHGRTVRLSDFRGEKNVVLLFYPFAFTGVCTGELCALRDELPKFVNDDTQLLAVSNDSMHTLRVFAEQEGLEYPLLADFWPHGEVSRAYEVFDEEKGCSVRGTFIIDKEGVVRWTVVNGLPDARDLNEYVKALDTL, encoded by the coding sequence ATGGCGCTCGCTGGACTCGTGACCGGCACCAAGGCCCCGGACTTCGAGCTGAAGGACAATCACGGGCGGACCGTGCGGCTCTCGGACTTCCGCGGCGAGAAGAACGTGGTCCTGCTCTTCTATCCGTTCGCGTTCACCGGCGTCTGCACCGGCGAGCTCTGCGCGCTCCGTGACGAGCTGCCGAAGTTCGTCAACGACGACACGCAGCTCCTCGCCGTCTCGAACGACTCCATGCACACGCTGCGGGTATTCGCCGAACAGGAGGGTCTGGAGTACCCCCTGTTGGCCGACTTCTGGCCGCACGGCGAGGTCTCGCGCGCGTACGAGGTCTTCGACGAGGAGAAGGGCTGCTCGGTGCGCGGCACCTTCATCATCGACAAGGAGGGCGTGGTGCGCTGGACTGTCGTCAACGGCCTGCCGGACGCCCGTGACCTCAATGAGTACGTCAAGGCACTCGACACCCTGTGA
- the aceE gene encoding pyruvate dehydrogenase (acetyl-transferring), homodimeric type — MASGSDRNPIIIGGLPSQVPDFDPEETQEWLDSLDAAVDERGRERARYLMLRLIERAREKRVAVPEMRSTDYVNTIATKDEPFFPGNEEIERKVLNATRWNAAVMVSRAQRPGIGVGGHIATFASSASLYDVGFNHFFRGKDEGDGGDQIFFQGHASPGIYARAFLLDRLSEQQLDAFRQEKSKAPHGLSSYPHPRLMPDFWEFPTVSMGLGPLGAIFQARMNRYMEARGIADTSKSHVWAYLGDGEMDEPESLGQLSIAAREGLDNLTFVVNCNLQRLDGPVRGNGKIIQELESQFRGAGWNVIKLVWDRSWDPLLAQDRDGILVNKLNTTPDGQFQTYATETGAYIRDHFFGGDHRLRAMVENMTDEQILHLGRGGHDHKKVYAAYAAAKAHKGQPTVILAQTVKGWTLGPNFEGRNATHQMKKLTADDLKGFRDRLHIPITDKELEGGAPPYYHPGRASEEIQYMHDRRQGLGGYVPTRVVRSKPLPLPEDKTYATAKKGSGQQSIATTMAFVRILKDLMRDKEIGKRFVLIAPDEYRTFGMDAFFPSAKIYNPLGQQYEAVDRELLLAYKESPTGQMLHDGISEAGCTASLIAAGSAYATHGEPLIPVYVFYSMFGFQRTGDQFWQMADQLARGFVLGATAGRTTLTGEGLQHADGHSQLLASTNPGCVAYDPAFGYEIAHIVKDGLRRMYGPDSEDVFYYLTVYNEPIQHPAEPADVDVDGILKGVYRFKAGEQGAIPAQILASGVAVPWAVEAQQILASEWNVKADVWSATSWNELRREAVEVERHNLLHPEEEQRTPYVTQKLSGAEGPFVAVSDWMRSVPDQISRWVPGTYQSLGADGFGFADTRGAARRFFHIDAQSIVVAVLTELAREGKLDRSVLKQAIDRYQLLDVTAADPGAAGGDA; from the coding sequence GTGGCTTCCGGATCCGATCGCAACCCGATCATCATTGGCGGCCTGCCGAGTCAGGTCCCGGACTTCGATCCCGAAGAGACCCAGGAGTGGCTCGACTCCCTCGATGCCGCGGTCGACGAACGCGGCCGCGAGCGGGCCCGCTACCTGATGCTCCGGCTGATCGAACGCGCGCGCGAGAAGCGCGTCGCCGTGCCCGAGATGCGCAGCACGGACTACGTCAACACGATCGCCACCAAGGACGAGCCGTTCTTCCCCGGAAACGAGGAGATCGAGCGCAAGGTCCTGAACGCGACCCGCTGGAACGCCGCGGTGATGGTCTCGCGCGCCCAGCGCCCCGGCATCGGGGTCGGCGGTCACATCGCCACCTTCGCCTCCTCGGCCTCGCTCTACGACGTGGGCTTCAACCACTTCTTCCGTGGCAAGGACGAGGGCGACGGCGGCGACCAGATCTTCTTCCAGGGGCACGCGTCCCCCGGTATCTACGCCCGCGCGTTCCTCCTCGACCGGCTCTCCGAGCAGCAGCTCGACGCGTTCCGCCAGGAGAAGTCGAAGGCTCCCCACGGCCTGTCGTCCTATCCGCACCCGCGCCTGATGCCGGACTTCTGGGAGTTCCCGACGGTCTCCATGGGCCTGGGCCCGCTCGGCGCGATCTTCCAGGCGCGGATGAACCGCTACATGGAGGCGCGCGGCATCGCCGACACCTCCAAGTCCCACGTCTGGGCCTACCTCGGCGACGGCGAGATGGACGAGCCCGAGTCGCTCGGCCAGCTCTCCATCGCCGCACGCGAGGGCCTGGACAACCTGACCTTCGTCGTCAACTGCAACCTCCAGCGCCTCGACGGCCCGGTGCGCGGCAACGGCAAGATCATCCAGGAGCTTGAGTCGCAGTTCCGCGGCGCCGGCTGGAACGTCATCAAGCTGGTGTGGGACCGCAGTTGGGACCCGCTGCTCGCCCAGGACCGCGACGGCATCCTGGTCAACAAGCTGAACACGACGCCCGACGGCCAGTTCCAGACGTACGCGACCGAGACCGGCGCCTATATCCGCGACCACTTCTTCGGCGGCGACCACCGGCTGCGCGCCATGGTCGAGAACATGACCGACGAGCAGATCCTGCACCTGGGCCGTGGCGGCCACGACCACAAGAAGGTCTACGCGGCCTACGCGGCGGCCAAGGCCCACAAGGGCCAGCCCACCGTGATCCTCGCCCAGACGGTCAAGGGCTGGACCCTCGGCCCGAACTTCGAGGGCCGCAACGCCACCCACCAGATGAAGAAGCTGACGGCCGACGACCTCAAGGGCTTCCGCGACCGTCTGCACATCCCGATCACGGACAAGGAGCTGGAGGGCGGCGCCCCGCCGTACTACCACCCGGGCCGGGCCTCCGAAGAGATCCAGTACATGCACGACCGCCGCCAGGGCCTGGGCGGCTACGTCCCGACCCGTGTCGTGCGCTCGAAGCCGCTGCCGCTCCCCGAGGACAAGACCTACGCGACCGCGAAGAAGGGCTCGGGCCAGCAGTCGATCGCCACCACCATGGCGTTCGTCCGCATCCTGAAGGACCTCATGCGGGACAAGGAGATCGGCAAGCGCTTCGTGCTGATCGCCCCCGATGAGTACCGCACCTTCGGCATGGACGCCTTCTTCCCGAGCGCGAAGATCTACAACCCGCTCGGCCAGCAGTACGAGGCCGTGGACCGCGAACTCCTCCTCGCGTACAAGGAGTCGCCCACGGGCCAGATGCTGCACGACGGCATCTCGGAGGCAGGCTGCACGGCGTCCCTCATCGCCGCGGGTTCGGCCTACGCCACACACGGCGAACCGCTGATCCCCGTGTACGTCTTCTACTCGATGTTCGGTTTCCAGCGCACCGGCGACCAGTTCTGGCAGATGGCCGACCAGCTGGCCCGCGGCTTCGTCCTGGGCGCCACCGCCGGCCGTACGACCCTGACCGGCGAGGGCCTCCAGCACGCGGACGGCCACTCGCAGTTGCTCGCCTCGACCAACCCGGGCTGTGTCGCCTACGACCCGGCCTTCGGTTACGAGATCGCGCACATCGTCAAGGACGGCCTGCGCCGGATGTACGGCCCCGACAGCGAGGACGTCTTCTACTACCTCACCGTCTACAACGAGCCGATCCAGCACCCGGCCGAGCCCGCCGATGTGGATGTCGACGGCATCCTCAAGGGCGTCTACCGCTTCAAGGCAGGCGAGCAGGGAGCCATCCCGGCACAGATCCTCGCCTCCGGTGTCGCGGTGCCGTGGGCGGTAGAGGCCCAGCAGATCCTCGCTTCGGAGTGGAACGTCAAGGCGGACGTCTGGTCGGCGACCTCCTGGAACGAACTGCGCCGCGAGGCGGTCGAGGTGGAACGCCACAACCTCCTGCACCCCGAGGAGGAGCAGCGCACCCCGTACGTGACGCAGAAGCTCTCCGGCGCCGAGGGCCCGTTCGTGGCCGTCTCCGACTGGATGCGGAGTGTCCCCGACCAGATCTCGCGCTGGGTTCCCGGCACGTATCAGTCGCTCGGCGCGGACGGCTTCGGTTTCGCGGACACCCGCGGTGCCGCACGCCGCTTCTTCCACATCGACGCGCAGTCGATCGTGGTCGCCGTGCTGACCGAGCTGGCCCGCGAGGGCAAGCTCGACCGCTCCGTACTGAAGCAGGCCATCGACCGCTACCAGCTGCTCGATGTGACGGCCGCGGACCCGGGTGCCGCCGGGGGCGACGCCTGA